GTTGATTCCTCGTAATTGGATCTAAAGCTGAAAAAGGCTCATCCATTAAAATTATTTCTGGATTTGTAGCAAAGGCTCTTGCAACACCTATTCTTTGTTGTTGTCCTCCACTTAATTCATTTGGATATCTATCTATATATTTTTTAGGTTCCATCCCTACCATATTTAATAATTCTATTGTTTTATTTCTTATTTTCTCATCTTCCCATCCCTCGAGATATGGTATTAATCCAATATTATCCCCAACTGTCATATGTGGAAATAATCCTGTTTGTTGTATTACATATCCTATATTTCTTCTAAGTTTTATTGAATCTTTTTTTGATATATCTTCGCCATTTATATATATTTTCCCCGATGTTGGCTTTATAAGTTTATTTAACATTTTTAGAGTGGTTGTTTTTCCACACCCACTAGGACCTATAAGTACAACAAGCTCACCCTTTTCTATTTTTAAGTTAATATCTTTTAAAACTTCAGTATTTTGAAAAGTCTTTTTTACATTTTTTAGTTCAATCATAATTTTCCCCCTTTTTATCAAAAACAAAGAGACAACTTCATTTTTTATTAAAGTTGTCAAATGAGTAATCTAAGTTTAACACAAAAGCTATTCAATGTCAAAACTTAGCATTTATGTAAACGTATATCAATCTTTATTTTTGTAAAAATAAAAAAGCTGTTAGATACAAATATTATATCTAACAGCTTAATTGCCTTATATTAACTCACATATTATATGCAAACTTTTTTAAATTTTTATTTAAATTTATACTTATACTCTCGTTTATTTTTGCAAAGATGTTAGTTGATTTCCTATATTATTATAGAAACTTCTTAAATCTCTAATATTTGCAATTCCTACAATGTCCATATGATCTGTATTTTCAATAATACCCATATCTGTCCATTGCCCCTTCTGTGGTGCCTCATAGAATTTATGTCTAACAATCTTATCACTTGATCCAAGTTTAGGTCCATTAGAGCTGATAACGTTTACCGCCCCATCATTATGGAACCACTTAGAGTCTATTTTTATTCCACCTTCACCCTTATTAGTATGATGAGTCATTATCTCTGCAGTTGGCATTAATACTGGGTTCATAAATATAGGATCTGGAACAACTCTGCCTATTATAGGTATAGTTTTTGTTGCTTTTGTTGTCCAAGAGAAATAATATACATCTGGTTGAGCTTTTACCCACTTATTTAATTCCTTGGCGCCTTGAGGTGAAAGATCCCATTTTGCAATATCTTTTGTATTCCAAATATCACTATTTAAAACTTTACTAACATATTTATTATAACTTTCACCAGGTTCTCTTTTAAGTCCCCACTGATCAGCTTTAAAATCATATATAAAACTCTTATTGTTTCCTGTTACTGATGCTAAAGTTCCAAGCATCTTTTGAACAACAGTATTTATAACAAAATTTTTATCATCTAATATACTTGTACCATCATGTGGTGTAGATATACTAGTTACACTGCATACCCAACTTTTATCACCTTTAAATAATGGAGATATTTCATTTTGATTAGTTCCTGCAATTTCTTCTCTAGAACCTTCTTTTAGAAGTTGAACTAAGGTACGAATAGTTTGACCTCCCATACTATGGCCTACTAAATGAATCTTTTTTATATTTCCATATTGATCTTTTTCTCCCCATTGTGGATACAAACCTGGAAATGTCTTACCATATCTTTTATGTCCATATTTTTCTGAATGAACTTTTCCATAGTCCACACGTCCACCTTTAATATAGGCATATAACTCGCATGCTCTATCCCAGTTGCTCGCTATAGGACCTACTGTAGCTGTATAAACCTTATAACCACTTTTTTTCATGTCTTCTTGAATGTCGTTAAATCCACCCCAATATTTAAAACCTAACGCTTCATCACGACCCCATCCCATAAAACCATGAACTAATACAATGGGGTAGTTATTATTTTTCATTTTACTACTGTTTTCTGTAGCAAATACAGGTGTTGCCAAAGATAAAACTAAGAACGGTACTAATAATAACTTACTCATAACTTTTTTAAAAAACTTATTCATAGAAATCGTCCCCTTAATAATTTTTCTTACATTTAAATTATACCAACATTAAATTTTTATGTAAATTTTGATTAAAGTTTATTTTCTTGGAAAATTAGTATAAAATATATGATTTTACTACAAATTTCTTAATTTTAAAACGTTTTCTTAGTTTTTTGAATTTTCAGATATTTTCATTCCACTTACCACATTTGTCTCCAAAACACCCTACAATTTTTAAATTCTCTTTAATGTTCACAACTTCGCATTGGTTAGCACATCCACTACATTCAAAACTAGTAGATGTAAACTTGCTCTCTCCAATTTCAAATCCTTTAAAGTTACTTTTTTTATTTTCTGATAACTCTGAAACCATAATAGCAACCCCTATTGCTCCCATAACATCATAATCTTTGGGAACATAAATAGGTACTCCTAATTCATCTTCAAAAGCCTTTTTTATCCCTTTGTTTGCCGCTACTCCACCTTGAAAAAACACTTTAGATTTAATTTCTTTTCCTTTTCCAACATTACTAAGATAATTTCTAACAAGCGCAGTACATAAACCTTTGATTATATCTTCTTGATTATATCCAAGTTGCTGTTTATGTATCATATCTGACTCTGCAAATACTGCACATCTTCCTGCAATTCTAACTGGTATATTAGACCTTAATGCATAATCTCCAAATTTCTCAATAGGTATATCTAGTCTTTCAGCTTGCCTATCTAAAAATGATCCTGTTCCAGCAGCACATACAGTGTTCATTGCAAAATCAGTGACAATGCCATCTTCTAATATTATTATTTTAGAATCTTGTCCTCCAATTTCAATTATAGTTCTAACATCTTTATCTAAATTAAGGGAAGCTATTGCATGAGCTGTAATTTCATTTTTTATAACATCAGCTCCTAAAAGTGCCCCTGCTATGTGTCTCCCACTTCCTGTAGTTCCTACTCCTTTAATTTCCTCACTCTTATACTTGTTACTTAATAATTTAATACCTTCTTGTATGACTTTAATGGGATTTCCCTTTGTTCTTAAATATATCTTTTCTACAACTTGTAAATTTTCATCTAAAAGCACAATATCTGTACTGACTGAGCCAACATCAATTCCCATATAATACATATTTCTTTCTCCTTTCAATTAAATCAAGAAATGCTTCTATTCTAGTTACATATCCACCTTCCCCTGTCATTTCATCAACAACCAACGTCATTATAGGAAAGTTTTTATCCTTTGATATTTTAGGAAGTATAGCTTTACTTACTATCTGAGGCATACATCCCATAGGAAATATTTGAATAGCTCCATCAAAATTATCTTCTTTTGCAAGTACCGCTTCTCCTACACATTCTCTTGCATGCCCACCAACATAATACGAAAGGTAATCCCTTGAAGCTCTTTTTATATCCATAGAATTTAAATTTACAACTCCCATAATAGCATCCTTAACCCACCAACTAGGAGTCAATTTTCTTCTTGTACACACTCCATAATCCATTAGTTTATCTTCTATATTAAGATTTGAAAAAGAATCTATTATTGTGTATATTTCTCCTATAATTTCAACTTTTAATGGATTTTTATTCTTGTCTACTACTATCTTATGTAATTCATTTTTATATGATTGCAGTATTTTTATAGCTTCTATATCACTTGTTACATTCATAACTTCATTTTTACACTTATAAAAAAGTTTTTTAAATTCTCCCCTGTTAACCTCATATCCAGTTAAGTAGTGGACTTTTTCTTCTATATAATCAATTAAATTAATAGCTTTAATGGCCCTTTTCATAGCCAATATTTTTTCACTTTTACTCTTTTTACTTTGTGACAATATAAGTTCTACACGCCTTAACAGTTCTTTTTTTCCTATATCTTCTGGCTTATCTAAAACTATAAACTTAACATCATGCCCTAGCTTTTTTAATATTTTCATCTGTAGTTCACAGTATTCACCAAATCTACAAGGTCCACAACTTCCAACTAATAATACTGTATCTGCACCTTTTCTTATACTTTGAATATAATTTCCCATCATAATTTTAAATGGAGTACACATCTCCTCTGGTGAACTCTCAATTCCTATATCTAAAGCCTCTTTATTATTAACAGGTGGAATTACATATTCTATACCTAATCCATCAAACAAAACCTTAGCTGCAATATATGTATTACCCAAGTTTGGAAATGTTATTTTCAAAGTTCTTTCTCCTTTCTATCATATCTGTAAAAGCCTCTATTCTAGTCATAAATCCAGCTTCCCCTGTTTGTTCATCTACCTTTAAAACTAAAAGAGGAAACTTTCCTATTCTATCTTTTATAAGTTCTATTACAACAGAATCTATTCCACATGCAAATGACGATATATATATAATTCCATCCACACTTTTATTTTTATAAAAATTTGCAGCAGCACCATAGGCATTCTTTGCAAAATTCCAAAATGGTCTTTTAAATAACTTTTTAACTTCCCTGTCTATATACTCTTTTTTTATAAATTCTTCAGTAATAACACCTACTCCTAATTTATTTAGCTTCTTTACTAAATTCATATTTACAAACTCATCATATACATTGTATGGATGACCAAGTAAAGCAATATTTATCTTATAATTAATATTTTTTATTCCTAGCTGTATTTTCTTTTGATCATCAAGTGCTTTATTGTAAGCTTCTTTTATGTCCTTAGAATTTGCTTTAAGCTTTTGTCCAATATATTTGCACCAATTATATGAACTTTTTTCTGATGATATATCTAGTGGGAGTTCTGTAATTTCAGGAAGTCCATCAATAGAGTTTTTTATCATTTCAGGAAGTCCACAAAATTTAGGACATATAAATTCATTTGCTTCAACTTTCATTATTCTAGGAACTATAATAA
This Clostridium novyi NT DNA region includes the following protein-coding sequences:
- a CDS encoding esterase/lipase family protein — translated: MNKFFKKVMSKLLLVPFLVLSLATPVFATENSSKMKNNNYPIVLVHGFMGWGRDEALGFKYWGGFNDIQEDMKKSGYKVYTATVGPIASNWDRACELYAYIKGGRVDYGKVHSEKYGHKRYGKTFPGLYPQWGEKDQYGNIKKIHLVGHSMGGQTIRTLVQLLKEGSREEIAGTNQNEISPLFKGDKSWVCSVTSISTPHDGTSILDDKNFVINTVVQKMLGTLASVTGNNKSFIYDFKADQWGLKREPGESYNKYVSKVLNSDIWNTKDIAKWDLSPQGAKELNKWVKAQPDVYYFSWTTKATKTIPIIGRVVPDPIFMNPVLMPTAEIMTHHTNKGEGGIKIDSKWFHNDGAVNVISSNGPKLGSSDKIVRHKFYEAPQKGQWTDMGIIENTDHMDIVGIANIRDLRSFYNNIGNQLTSLQK
- a CDS encoding acyl-CoA dehydratase activase, producing the protein MYYMGIDVGSVSTDIVLLDENLQVVEKIYLRTKGNPIKVIQEGIKLLSNKYKSEEIKGVGTTGSGRHIAGALLGADVIKNEITAHAIASLNLDKDVRTIIEIGGQDSKIIILEDGIVTDFAMNTVCAAGTGSFLDRQAERLDIPIEKFGDYALRSNIPVRIAGRCAVFAESDMIHKQQLGYNQEDIIKGLCTALVRNYLSNVGKGKEIKSKVFFQGGVAANKGIKKAFEDELGVPIYVPKDYDVMGAIGVAIMVSELSENKKSNFKGFEIGESKFTSTSFECSGCANQCEVVNIKENLKIVGCFGDKCGKWNENI
- a CDS encoding acyl-CoA dehydratase activase-related protein, with protein sequence MKITFPNLGNTYIAAKVLFDGLGIEYVIPPVNNKEALDIGIESSPEEMCTPFKIMMGNYIQSIRKGADTVLLVGSCGPCRFGEYCELQMKILKKLGHDVKFIVLDKPEDIGKKELLRRVELILSQSKKSKSEKILAMKRAIKAINLIDYIEEKVHYLTGYEVNRGEFKKLFYKCKNEVMNVTSDIEAIKILQSYKNELHKIVVDKNKNPLKVEIIGEIYTIIDSFSNLNIEDKLMDYGVCTRRKLTPSWWVKDAIMGVVNLNSMDIKRASRDYLSYYVGGHARECVGEAVLAKEDNFDGAIQIFPMGCMPQIVSKAILPKISKDKNFPIMTLVVDEMTGEGGYVTRIEAFLDLIERRKKYVLYGN
- a CDS encoding acyl-CoA dehydratase activase-related protein, with the protein product MRVGIPRGLLYCRYYPFIITFLEELGADYIVSESTNKSILNEGVKYSVDEACLPIKIFHGHVASLKDKCDFIIVPRIMKVEANEFICPKFCGLPEMIKNSIDGLPEITELPLDISSEKSSYNWCKYIGQKLKANSKDIKEAYNKALDDQKKIQLGIKNINYKINIALLGHPYNVYDEFVNMNLVKKLNKLGVGVITEEFIKKEYIDREVKKLFKRPFWNFAKNAYGAAANFYKNKSVDGIIYISSFACGIDSVVIELIKDRIGKFPLLVLKVDEQTGEAGFMTRIEAFTDMIERRKNFENNISKLG